The proteins below come from a single Chrysoperla carnea chromosome 1, inChrCarn1.1, whole genome shotgun sequence genomic window:
- the LOC123297735 gene encoding uncharacterized transmembrane protein DDB_G0289901-like, whose protein sequence is MTKLILICLLIFGSTYSSNAKAFKSKREAPINSYLPPPSGPVSGSYAAPQSSGGGAKTSYDTPPTGANSYSGHSSGGSASAQLGFSGTNSYQTGPAPVGGAGGGHSSGGGGYPSGGSSGGYPSGGASGGYPSGGSSGGYPSGGASSGGYPSGGGSTGGYSSSGGSSGGYPSSGGSSGGYPSGGSSGGYSSGGSSGGYPSGPSVGFASGGASAGGYPSSGASSGGYSSGGSSGASSGGYPSAGGSSGGYPASGASSGGYSSGGSSGGYSSGAASGGYPSGPSSSGGYPSSSGSSGGYSSGGGSSGGYPSSGGSSGGYPSSGGSSGGYPSSGGSSGGYPSSGGSSGGYPSSGGSSGGYPSSGGSSGGYPSSGGSSGGYSSSGGSSGGYPSGGSSGGYSSGGSSGGYPSGPSVGFASGGSSAGGYPSSSASSGGYSSGGSSGGYSSGAASGGYPSAGGSSGGYPSSSSSGASSGGYSSGGGSSGGYPSSGGASGGYSSGGSSGGYPSGGSSGGFSSAGASVSSGYLPPSSAGGSPPSSSYGAPSQQSGGFGGAAPSSSYAAPSQGGGGSAPSSSYGAPSKQSTGGFGGSAPSSSYGAPTQGGGSFGGAAPSSSYGAPSKQSSGGFGGSAPSSSYGAPSGGSRGGGFGAAAPSSSYGAPSKQSSGSFGAPSSSYGAPTQGSAGFGGAAPSSSYGAPSQGGGGFSGSAPSSSYGAPSQGSAGFGGSAPSSSYGAPSQGGGGFSGGAPSSSYGAPSQSGGGFGGSAPSSSYGAPSKQSSAAAPSSSYGAPSRQSGGGFSGSAPSSSYGAPSRGGGFGGSAPSSSYGAPSKQSSGGFGGSAPSSSYGAPSGGSRGGGSAPSSSYGAPSKQSSSSFGSSSPSSSYGAPSRGGGGRGGSAPSSSYGAPSKQSSGGFGGAAPSSSYGTPSQSGGGFGGSAPSSSYGAPAQSSGGFGGSAPSSSYGAPSQSSSGFGGSAPSSSYGAPSQSSGGFGGSAPSSSYGAPSQAGGGFGGSAPSSSYGAPSQGSGGFGGGSPSSSYGAPSQSSGGFGGSAPSSSYGAPSQGGGGFGGAPSSSYGAPSGGGGLGPEFMGLINSIVNSVGSGPSSSYGAPSAGGGGAPSPSYSAPSQSYGAPQSVPETIQQKYDSNGGYAY, encoded by the exons cACCCATAAACAGTTATTTACCACCACCCAGTGGTCCAGTGTCCGGAAGCTATGCAGCACCACAAAGTTCTGGAGGTGGTGCTAAAACTAGTTACGATACACCACCAACCGGAGCAAATTCGTATTCAGGCCATTCT AGTGGTGGATCAGCAAGTGCTCAGTTAGGGTTCAGTGGTACAAATAGTTATCAAACAGGACCCGCTCCAGTTGGTGGGGCTGGAGGCGGACATTCATCTGGAGGTGGTGGCTATCCATCGGGGGGATCGTCAGGAGGTTACCCATCAGGCGGTGCTTCAGGAGGATATCCATCAGGTGGGTCATCAGGTGGTTATCCTTCAGGTGGTGCTTCTTCAGGGGGATATCCCTCAGGGGGTGGTTCTACGGGAGGCTATTCGTCAAGTGGTGGTTCTTCGGGAGGATATCCATCAAGTGGTGGCTCTTCGGGTGGCTACCCATCGGGTGGGTCCTCAGGAGGATACTCGTCAGGTGGATCATCAGGAGGATATCCATCAGGACCTTCTGTTGGTTTTGCATCAGGTGGAGCTTCAGCGGGAGGATATCCTTCAAGTGGGGCTTCTTCAGGTGGTTACTCTTCTGGTGGATCTTCGGGAGCCAGTTCAGGTGGATATCCATCAGCCGGTGGATCATCTGGTGGATATCCTGCTAGTGGTGCTTCTTCAGGTGGTTATTCTTCAGGTGGATCATCGGGAGGATATTCGTCCGGTGCAGCTTCAGGAGGATATCCATCAGGCCCCTCATCTAGTGGTGGCTATCCATCAAGTAGTGGCTCTTCAGGAGGTTATTCATCAGGTGGCGGTTCTTCAGGAGGATATCCATCAAGTGGTGGGTCTTCAGGAGGTTATCCATCCAGTGGGGGTTCTTCAGGTGGTTATCCGTCAAGTGGCGGTTCTTCAGGAGGATATCCATCAAGTGGTGGGTCTTCAGGAGGTTATCCATCCAGTGGGGGTTCTTCAGGGGGATATCCATCAAGTGGTGGTTCTTCAGGAGGTTATCCATCAAGTGGCGGTTCTTCAGGAGGATATTCATCAAGTGGTGGGTCTTCAGGGGGCTACCCATCGGGTGGATCGTCAGGAGGCTATTCGTCAGGTGGATCATCCGGAGGATATCCATCAGGTCCCTCTGTTGGTTTTGCATCAGGTGGTTCTTCGGCGGGAGGATATCCTTCAAGCAGTGCTTCTTCTGGTGGTTATTCTTCAGGTGGATCGTCTGGAGGTTATTCGTCAGGTGCAGCTTCAGGAGGATATCCATCAGCTGGCGGATCATCTGGAGGATATCCTAGTTCAAGTTCTTCAGGTGCATCGTCAGGAGGGTATTCATCAGGTGGTGGATCCTCTGGTGGATATCCTTCAAGTGGCGGGGCATCAGGTGGTTACTCTTCAGGTGGATCTTCTGGTGGTTATCCATCTGGCGGATCTTCAGGTGGTTTCTCGTCTGCTGGTGCAAGTGTCAGCTCTGGCTATTTACCACCTTCAAGTGCCGGAGGTTCACCACCTTCTTCAAGCTATGGAGCCCCATCACAACAATCTGGGGGATTTGGTGGAGCTGCTCCTTCGTCCAGCTACGCAGCTCCTTCTCAAGGTGGTGGTGGATCTGCTCCTTCATCAAGTTATGGTGCACCATCGAAACAATCAACTGGAGGATTTGGTGGCTCAGCACCGTCATCGAGCTATGGCGCTCCCACACAAGGTGGTGGAAGTTTTGGAGGAGCCGCACCATCTTCTAGCTATGGAGCTCCGTCAAAACAATCAAGTGGTGGATTTGGTGGTTCAGCACCATCATCTAGCTATGGTGCTCCCTCAGGAGGTTCAAGAGGAGGAGGATTTGGAGCCGCAGCACCATCTTCTAGCTATGGTGCTCCATCTAAACAATCAAGTGGTAGTTTTGGCGCACCATCATCAAGTTACGGTGCTCCAACACAAGGTAGTGCAGGATTTGGTGGAGCAGCACCGTCATCAAGCTATGGAGCTCCTTCTCAAGGCGGTGGAGGATTTTCTGGTAGTGCTCCATCATCAAGTTATGGTGCTCCTTCACAAGGTAGTGCAGGATTTGGTGGATCAGCACCGTCATCAAGCTATGGAGCTCCCTCTCAAGGCGGTGGGGGATTTTCTGGTGGTGCTCCATCATCAAGTTATGGTGCTCCCTCTCAATCTGGAGGAGGATTTGGTGGCTCAGCACCATCATCTAGTTATGGTGCACCATCAAAACAATCAAGTGCAGCTGCTCCATCGTCAAGCTATGGTGCTCCATCAAGACAATCAGGTGGTGGCTTTAGTGGATCTGCACCTTCATCTAGTTATGGTGCCCCTTCACGAGGTGGAGGATTTGGTGGCTCTGCACCATCGTCAAGCTATGGTGCTCCCTCAAAACAATCAAGTGGCGGATTTGGCGGTTCCGCACCATCATCTAGTTATGGAGCCCCTTCGGGAGGATCAAGAGGTGGAGGTTCCGCTCCGTCTTCAAGTTACGGTGCGCCATCTAAGCAATCAAGTAGTTCGTTTGGTAGCTCTTCTCCGTCTTCAAGCTATGGAGCTCCATCCAGAGGTGGAGGAGGAAGAGGGGGATCCGCACCGTCGTCAAGCTATGGTGCCCCTTCTAAACAATCAAGTGGTGGGTTTGGAGGTGCAGCACCTTCATCTAGTTATGGTACACCATCTCAATCTGGTGGTGGATTTGGTGGGTCAGCGCCATCATCGAGCTATGGGGCACCAGCCCAATCTAGTGGTGGATTTGGTGGATCAGCACCATCATCCAGCTATGGTGCACCATCCCAATCTAGTAGTGGATTTGGAGGTTCGGCACCATCATCGAGCTATGGTGCACCATCTCAATCCAGTGGTGGATTCGGGGGATCGGCTCCATCATCAAGTTATGGCGCACCATCTCAGGCTGGTGGTGGATTCGGTGGCTCGGCACCATCATCAAGCTACGGCGCTCCATCTCAAGGTAGCGGAGGATTTGGTGGAGGTTCACCATCGTCAAGTTACGGAGCTCCATCCCAATCAAGTGGAGGATTTGGCGGATCCGCACCATCGAGTAGCTATGGAGCGCCTTCTCAAGGTGGTGGAGGATTTGGTGGAGCACCTTCATCTAGTTACGGAGCACCTTCCGGTGGTGGTGGACTCGGTCCGGAATTCATGGGTCTTATTAATAGTATTGTCAACAGTGTGGGTTCGGGACCATCTAGTTCATATGGCGCACCTTCTGCTGGTGGCGGTGGTGCTCCATCGCCCAGTTATAGTGCGCCTAGCCAATCTTATGGAGCTCCTCAATCAGTGCCAGAAacaatacaacaaaaatatgaCAGTAATGGTGGTTATgcttactaa